AGTATTTATTATCCAAATATATGAAAAGAGGTATTTATTAATCAAAAATTAAATTTTTGGGAAATACTTTAAAAAAGCGTTTGGATTTTTGGCTTTGCCTAAATTTTTTCAATGATAAAAACTAAAAGCCCCAAAAAACGCCCGATATTTTTTAGGCGTTTTAATTTACATAGTCTTAGAAATAGTTTTTAATGCGTTTTTTTCCAGCCTGGAGACTTGGGCTTGGCTTATGCCAATTTCTTGGCTTACCTCTATCTGTGTTTTGCCTTCAAAATACCTAAGGTATAAAATCTGCCTTTCCCTTTCGGCCAGCTTTCTTATCGCTTCTTTTAGGGCGACGCTTTCCGTCCAATTTTCGTCCGAGTTTTTTTCGTCGCTTAGCTGGTCCACCAAAGTTATAGTGTCGCCCCCGTCATGATAAACCGGGTCAAAAAGCGAGACAGGGTCGCTTATAGCGTCCAAAGCGTATACGACTTCCCTCAAAGGCATGTCAATGGCGGCGGCTATTTCTTCCATTGTCGGCTCGTTGCTGCATTTTAGTTCCAGTTCTTCTCTTGCCTGAAGCGCTTTATACGCCGTGTCCCTCAAAGACCTGCTTACCCTTACGCTGTTGTTGTCCCGCAAAAACCTTCTTATCTCGCCTATTATCATAGGCACGGCGTAAGTGGAAAACCTGACATTAAGCGACATATCAAAGTTGTCAATGGCTTTTATAAGCCCCACGCATCCGACCTGGAAAATATCGTCAATATTTTCTTTTCTGCCCATAAACCGCTGGACAACACAAAGCACCAATCTCATATTGCCTATAATAAACTCTTGGCGCGCCTGCTCGTCGCCGCTTTTGAGTTTTTTCATTAAGTCGTTAATTTCTTGATTTGTCAATTTGGGAAGGGTGGAAGTGTCAAGCCCGCAAATTACAACCTTTGCCATATATCCTCCAAAAAATCTCGTATGGAATATAGTTTTGGCTTAACTAGCGGCTTTTATACTTAGGGAAAAATTATTTGCCTTTGGCTTCACAAAAAGCAAAGTTTAGACATATATAATCTACTAAGGGTTTTTTAAGGAAAAATGGAAATACAGCTATCGTTTTGCGAACTAAGAAAAAAAGACGTGGTCAATTTGATTGACGGGCGCAAGCTAGGCAGGATAATTGACATTATTTTTGACATTAAGGGGCGCGTTGAGGGCTTTTTGGTGCCCGGATTTAAAAAATGGGCTTTTTTTAAGGCGATGGATAACATCTTTATAAGATGGTGCAACATAAAAAAAATCGGCGAGGATGTTATTTTGGTGGAACTTAGACCCTCTTTCCACTCGGCAAGGCCCAAGGGCTGCGAATGCCGCCATTTCCACGACAAAGGCTTCCACGACAAAGGCAGGCACGACCATTACAGCAAAGAAGATTTATGCGTGGACTTTTATCCCAATAACGACGGCTACGCTGCCGACAAACAAGACGACGACAGCTACTATATAAACCCCCAAAACACGCATTCTTAAATATCCTTTAAAAAACAGCGTTTTAAGGATCAAGCCCCAAAAAACGCGCGTTCATAAATTTTTTTAAAATAATCCCAAAAATTTTTTAAAAAATCCCCAAAAAAATCTATTTTTTAAAAAATCTTTTTAAAACTTTTTGGCTGATAAAGGCTATATTATTTTTTTCTTTTTTTTATATATCAAATAGTGTATAATTAAAAGAAAAAGGTCGAATAAAGATGAAATGTCCGTTTTGCGGCCACACTGAAAGCAAAGTCGTTGACAGCAGAGCCACAGACGAAAACAATTCTATAAGGCGGCGCAGGGAATGCCTTGAATGCAAAAAGCGCTTTACGACTTACGAAACCATAGAAACCACGCCTATTTTAGTTATCAAAAACGGCGGCAACCGCCAGCCTTTCAATCCCGAAAAGATTAAGCTAGGCATCATTAAGGCGTGCGAAAAGCGTCCCGTTCCTATGCAAAAAATTGACGAACTCGTGGAAGGCATAGTCAAAAAGATTAACAACTCAATGCTAAAAGAAATCCCCTCCAGCCAAATAGGCGAAATGGTTATGCAAGAATTAAAAGAAATTGATGAAGTGGCCTATGTCCGCTTTGCCTCCGTGTATAGAAAATTTAAAGATATCAACACTTTTATGGACTTTATAGAAGAGGCCGAGCTAAAAAAATAATTAGTCTTTAGATTGGTGGGATTATATGAAACCAAGTTATATTGCCGCTTTGGACCAAGGCACAAGCAGTTCAAGATGTCTTATTTTTGATAAAAGTTGCAACGTAGTCTCAAAGTCCCAAGAAGAGTTTAGGCAGATTTTTCCCAAGCCCGGCTGGGTGGAGCACGACCCCGACGATATAGCCAACACTCAAATTAATGTTTTTTTTTGACGCGCTAAAAAAAGCCAATCTAACCGCGCGCGATATCGCGGCCATAGGCATTACCAATCAGCGCGAAACCGTCATCGTTTGGGACAAACACAGCGGCAAACCCGTCCACAACGCTATCGTATGGCAATGCAGGCGCACCGCCGATATGATGGAGC
This window of the Clostridiales bacterium genome carries:
- the sigG gene encoding RNA polymerase sporulation sigma factor SigG, producing MAKVVICGLDTSTLPKLTNQEINDLMKKLKSGDEQARQEFIIGNMRLVLCVVQRFMGRKENIDDIFQVGCVGLIKAIDNFDMSLNVRFSTYAVPMIIGEIRRFLRDNNSVRVSRSLRDTAYKALQAREELELKCSNEPTMEEIAAAIDMPLREVVYALDAISDPVSLFDPVYHDGGDTITLVDQLSDEKNSDENWTESVALKEAIRKLAERERQILYLRYFEGKTQIEVSQEIGISQAQVSRLEKNALKTISKTM
- a CDS encoding YlmC/YmxH family sporulation protein; protein product: MEIQLSFCELRKKDVVNLIDGRKLGRIIDIIFDIKGRVEGFLVPGFKKWAFFKAMDNIFIRWCNIKKIGEDVILVELRPSFHSARPKGCECRHFHDKGFHDKGRHDHYSKEDLCVDFYPNNDGYAADKQDDDSYYINPQNTHS
- the nrdR gene encoding transcriptional repressor NrdR, with the translated sequence MKCPFCGHTESKVVDSRATDENNSIRRRRECLECKKRFTTYETIETTPILVIKNGGNRQPFNPEKIKLGIIKACEKRPVPMQKIDELVEGIVKKINNSMLKEIPSSQIGEMVMQELKEIDEVAYVRFASVYRKFKDINTFMDFIEEAELKK